The following DNA comes from Capricornis sumatraensis isolate serow.1 chromosome 13, serow.2, whole genome shotgun sequence.
acacacacacacacacacacacacatataaatatatatatatatacatatgggatggaatattactcagtcataaaaaagaatgaaataatgccatttgcagcaacatggatggacccagagattatcattctaagtgaagtaagccagaagagacagacaatatcatatgatatcatttatatgtgggatctaaaaaaaaacccaaaacatacaagcaaatttattcacaaaacagaaagacactcATAGACAggtaaacaaacttatggttaccaaaggggaaagaggtgggggaggttaaattaggagtttgggattaacatatacccactattacatatatatatatatatatatatatatatatatatatataaaacagataaatctacaaggacctactgtatagcacagggaactatactccatATTTTGTAATAGCCTCTAACAGAAGAGAATccgaaaaagaatatatgtgcacgtgtatatatatatataagttatatatagatatataaataacagaatcactgtgctgtacacctgaagctagcacattgtaaatcaactgtactttaatttaaaaaaaaagaatatgtccTAAATGTTGGTTTCAAGCCTAATTCCTTGCTTTATGATTCACCTCCAGTTCCTAAACATGAGGGCTGAAACTTTCATCCAATTCAGGGATTGCTCAGTATGACTCTGttaattaagattttattttattaagaataGACAGAATGGGCCTGATGAAGCCACATAAAAGCACTGGATGAATTCTCTCATGAAATCCAAGCTGCCTGATTTGACTCTATGCCTgcttcatttctctaatattccTTTTATCTTAAGCATGGCCTCTAAACTTCATTAACATCAAAAAGATTTTGTTAAGCACTTTAATGGAACATGGCACTATACAAAGAGGCTTATAAGAACCAGATTCTTTTTATTTAGCAAGTTCAAATCACAGACTTAAGACAGAAATATGTATAGGACTCACACGCTTTATGTAAATACAGGCCATTCCTTGATTTACTTTGCATGATTCATAACAGCTAATACTTCCTGAGTCCTAACTATGTCCCAGGCACTGTGTGAAAAGCACTTTCCTTAATCTTCTCCAGGAAGTCCCCTAACAACAATGAAGAAGGGGAGACACTGGCAAGTTACATAAACCTTCCTTAGTTAGTtattagtcactcggtcatgtctgactctttgcaaccctatggactgtagcccccagccttccctgtccatggaattctccaggcaaggatctaacccaggtctcctgcattaggaagGTCCTTAGGAAGGTCATATAGCTGTGACACACCAATCCTGGTCGGACTCAATGGCCAAGCCGGTTCTTTCACCACTCTGACCTGCTCCTGCCCTTTGGCTTATAACCTCCTCTCCCACAAATCTATTGCCTACTAACAGCCAAATACACTCACTCGGCATTCACGGCAGTTGCTGCCTGCAGTGGGGCACGGATTGTGGCAGGCATGGTGTGGTGACCGACTTTCCTTGAAAAGTGAAATTTTGGGGTAGCCAGATAGTATTGGATTAAGTGCTGTTAAAAATAGGGCAatccttgacttccctggtgatccaggggttaagactgtgcttctaatgcagaggacacagatttgatccttggtcagggaactaagatcccacacgcctgcCACAtggtgtgcaaaaaaaaaaaagaacagggtaGCCCTGACAACAGAGAATTATCAATCAGACGCAATTCtactctaaaaataaaatctggacaGTTGGGACTCCAGACTGTTTCAAAGAGCTCTTCATTTAATCTGTAAGGAAACCTTAATGAAGAGTGTTTCTGCTCCCTGGCTCCCCTGCAAGCTTCGTCACTCACCCCGTTACTCCTCATCCTCTAATTAGAAGAGACCAGGTCGCTGCCTCATTAGCCATCAGGGCTCCGGCCTCTGCCATTTAACTTCTGCTTCCACTCTCCTGCTGGAAGCGCTCTCCCAAAGGTCAGCAATGATAACAGACCACCATTATAATACCCAGTGGTTCCTGTGGATTTACTGGGCTCCAAACCCCACGCTTGGCGCTTTCTTTACACTGGAAGAACCAGGAGAACGTTAGGGTTGTACTGGACTTGCAGATGGTTTTGGCTTGGTTGGCTCcatttttgaaaatcaagtcaGTATTAAAAGATCAGAATATCTTAGACCAAAGTCTGTATTTTGAGCGGTGCTGCCCAGTTTCCTATGGTCCTCACGGTGAACATATGTCCACTTGGATCTATCCGACCTCTGTCATTTACGTCATCTGCCTGACTCCCTATACGAGCAGTATTTACTCTCAGTGCTTTGCATGGCTATTCTGGTCGGGATTGTGTAGCTGCCAGGAAAAGAGATattatacaccttaaacttacagaaTGTTATATGCCAATCCTATGTCAATAAAACTAAGGAAAAAACCCACATTCTCCAGATGGTCTATCATGACTTGTAAAAACCATCAAGTCCTAGACAATGCGGGAGCACCTTCTGTGGTGTCCAATGGCCTACTCCATTTTCTGAGTTGTCTTTAAGTTTCAGCCACCTGCTATATTTGCAGACCTGCCTTGTCAGATCGGCAGCGAATCCTCTCTGTGCTATGATACCCTGGGGCTGATCTTGGACACTTAAATTACATCCCAGATTGCTTTTTACTCTCTCTGTCactctctgggtctcagctccATCCTGGCTGCTGTCGGTTGCTGGACTGCTGACACTTTGTCCTACATACAAGCTCTGGAGACAACCTTCTTCACCAaggatatttaaaaacagagcgAGCTGGGACCAGAATAATCTTCTCAAAGTATAGTTCTGATCGTATGCTTCTCTTCCTCAGAATGCTTACAAATTAAGAACAAACTTCTCAGTTAAGGCAACTAGGGTTATAAAAAAACAGAACCCTACTTGAGGTGACTCAGATCAGATTTATGACATGGATACAGGAATATTACACAGGCCTCCAGAGCAAAGATCAGGAACAGGCTGAACCATAAAGAGACTGGCAAACTTTCTTTGTAAAGGACTACGGAGTAAATGTACTAGGCTTTGCAAGTTATCTGGTTTCTGGCACTCTGCCAGAGACAATAGGAAAAGTAATGtgctctaataaaactttatttacaaaatagacacCCAGCTGGATTTGACACACAGGCCAGAGTTTTAGGGTCCCTGGGCTCAAGCATTATCAGAGCTCACTGAAACATCTCTGTCATCTTCCACACACCTGCTTTGTTCTCTTCCTGCCGACTACCGCCCTTAGCATCTCTTGTGCTCATGTTGGAAAATGACTTCTGAAAGCACTGACCTTTCAGGTTACAAGCTAAAGTTCAagtgttctttctctttcttagtcTTCATTCTAAATTCTTCGGGCAGACATGTGGCCAGGCCTTTCTTGATTCAGATACTTACCCTGAGACTAATCAGCTCAGGGTAAATATCAGGAGTTTGGGTCTTGCTTTATGAACCAGGAGGGTGTtgggacccccaccccccaaatctcTTAGATCAAAGCAGAAGAACAGATTTCAGAAAAGGGCAAGGAGTTGGGTAGACAAGTTAGTGAGAGTCCCTGGCTGCATTCATCCGAAGCTGTATTTTCAGCACTGTCCCCTATTAGAACCCTGACATTTCTTCTTGAAGTAAAACAAACTTCTTGCTGTTCCTATGGACCCTGTATATTCCATCCTGGATGTGTGAACTCAGTCGcctcccactctttgcgaccccatagactgcagttggccaggctccccagcccataggattttctaagcaagaatactagagggagttgccatttccttctccaatattccaTCCTGTATCCCTTCCATCTGCTAGCAGAAATACTACTCATCTTTAAAGTCTCTTCTAGAAGGCCATCTTtgccctctcttttctctttatatcCACACAACTCTATTGGTACAGTGTGTCTTGTCTCATTGCTATTTCTGTATCTGACTTTTTTGTTTTGCAGTCAATAGACACTCTGCTGACTGAGGAAAGGACTTATTCAGCATTTCATGCACTCTGGTACCTGTCAGAGCACAGGCTTGGAGTTCTCATTTGTTGAGTTTAACTATATCCTCAAAGCTGAATAattccaaatggaagaaatttagATTTTATAAAATTGCATCAATACAGGAAATATAGTATctacttttaagaaaatatttttcaagatatAAACATTCATTTCTACATTTAGGGTAGCCAAATTAAAGTACATGTGCAGAGAGAGATTATTTATAGCCAgcaaaatgtacatttaaaaatgtctaATAGTAAGAAGAAATAAAGTCCCATTAGGATTGTCTTTTCTGTTAccgtaataaattaaaaaatggaatactACAGACATGACGTTTGATAAATAATAGGGAGGGTTATACATGTGAAGTAATCAAAATCGCTCTAAAAAACAAATGCTCCAAAACCAAAATGGTCCAATGTTTATGCAAGAATTTTACCAAAGAGCCAGAGACCTCATCATCTAATCTTTCTTCCTAGAACTGTTAATTAACATTGTTCCCAGAACTCTGCTAAAACTCCCCTGCTGAAAGGAAGACAGTAAATACAGTACTGCAGAGAAAACTGGTTCATTCTACAGGAATTGTTAGAGGCTTGCGCTTTTGCGAAACAGAAAACACTTGCTGAAGAACTATTCCTAAACTATTAGAAACTACCTAacagcttttttattttaacagcATCCTCCTGGGAGGCTGCGCTGGAATGTGCAGCAGGTCTGAAAACGGCACAGATTTGGCTCAAATCTGTAAATATTAGGTGCACAGAGCCGAAGCCATTGTGTAGGGAATCGGGGTGGGGCGGGCGGGGACCTGATTCTCGATGACTAGCAGGATTCTAATTTCGCttgggattgttttttttttttcctacaacaaTTATTACAGTTTcgctagaaaaataaaatttctaatttcgcttgggatttttttttcatacaacAATTATTACAGTTTcgctagaaaaataaaatatcggTTGTGCTCTCACCTGGGTTTCTAATTTTCAGTGTCTAccgaaaacacaaaacaaaacaaaaaacctcgtATTTATTCCCCAAGAATCACCCTTCTGCAATTTGCTGAGCCGCTGGGAAAACAGGAGCGCACAGCCCCACCGCGCCCCCCAACCCCGTCCCCACCGCGGCCACCTCCCAGCCGCCCAGCCCACCCCACGCGCCACCCGGAGACGATGGGTCTCCGAAGCATCGCTGTTGTCTGTTGATGTTTCTGGGTGTGGGGAATGCTTCAAACCAGTAAACCACTACACACAGAATCCCAGCTCGGACACCGAACCACGCTATCCTCGCCTAGCTTTCTTTTCTCCCCGGCCTCGTCTCGCCAGGATCCTCGCCACCCCGGCATAGCGTCTCCCCGCGGCCTCGGGTGGCCCTCGCGGCACCTGCGCGCGTCCGGGACGCAGGCTCAGGGACGCGGCGGCGGGAAGGAGCCCGGCGGCGGCCACTCCAGGAGCGGCCCGGACTACAACTCCCATCACGCCCCGCAGCCGGCTCCctccccggcccggccccgcctcCCTACCTCGGCCGGCGGTCGGGCAGCGCCGAGCTTTTATCTGCAGACCGGGCGGCCGGGCGGGCTCCGGGTCCCTGCCGACTCCCCCAGACGCGAGCGCTGTGtcgggcagcggcggcggcggcggcggctcccaGCCGAGTTCTGCCTCCGCGTCCCCGCCAGCCCGGAGCCCGCGGAGGGCGCAGAAGGTCCGTCCCGACCCGGCGAGAGGATGGTCATCCGCGTGTTCCTCGCCTCCTCCTCGGGCTTCGTGGCGGTAAGCACGCAGGGGACCGGCCGCGGGCGGGGGTCGGGTCCCGCCGGGAAAGGGGGCGCTGGTCCCGCGGGACGCGGGCGGCGCTCGCCCCTGTGCGTCTGGGCGCGGCGGGCGGCGGGAGCCCGCGCCCGGCAGGTGATCCATCTCCCTCGGACGACAATGAACGGGGCGGGGagccggggtgtgtgtgtgttggggggggaaCCCCGGACTCAGCCCACATGCCCACCCTGCATGGTCCGAGACGGAGACCGGGAAATGGATTCGGCGGGAAGCCCCCGGCTCTAGTTGGGAGGCTCGGGAATTTTGGAGAGGGGTGGTGAGAGAGCttcgggcggggggcggggggcggggggcgggggggtcccACTTTCCTTGATGAGCTTGACCGATTTGGGACTTTCAGCCTGGTTCCGTTTGGTAGGGGAGCTTGTTAAGCTGCTTGGTTTGCTCACCTAGCTCCTGAATGGAACAAGTTTAAGTGGAACTTGCTCTCCACCCTCTGTGCCCCGCCGCCAAGCACGTTACTTCAGTTTTATACCTGCGCAGAGAGAACGGTAAACCAGGTTTGTCCTGTTGTGCCAGGGTTTTTGATTTTTTGCCTTAGGTGCTATAAATATGTTTACATCTATATGTAAATATGGTGTGTTTGGTTCATCTTCCCCTATGTGCTCAGTTTCATCTTGGGGCTATGTAAATTGTGGtctgtttaattattttaagctATTTTGTTTGGTCCGATGTTCtcgaattttcttttcttttttttttcagggagaaGTTACATAGCTAGATGTCAGACTTTAAGGAAAAATTCAGTAATAATAGCTCACTGAGTAAGACATGTAGCAGTATGTTTTACATGATTATTAAGATTTGGTTACCTTTAGCTGAGTTAAACTGTAGATTTCAGGGGCTCTCTAGTGAGATATAGAGTTAAATACATCAAAAACTGCGGTATTGATTGTTTCAAATTTAGTCCGGCCACTTGGTTGCCTGTCCGGAGACTCAACTAGGTTTTCCCCAAATTTATTTCAGAAGGCAGATTCGATGGAGAATCGAAGAAAATGTCGTTTGCAATGTAACTctgaagttttttattttaaaaagaattaacttGTGGTAGAAAAAAGGCCCCCTTTTGTATTAGTAACAGGAGGTGGGAAACTCCAGCTTATCTTTATATGCAGGGATGTTCTGGTCCCCAGACCCCTGATAGTTT
Coding sequences within:
- the SH3BGRL2 gene encoding SH3 domain-binding glutamic acid-rich-like protein 2 codes for the protein MLQTSKPLHTESQLGHRTTLSSPSFLFSPASSRQDPRHPGIASPRGLGWPSRHLRASGTQAQGRGGGKEPGGGHSRSGPDYNSHHAPQPAPSPARPRLPTSAGGRAAPSFYLQTGRPGGLRVPADSPRRERCVGQRRRRRRLPAEFCLRVPASPEPAEGAEGPSRPGERMVIRVFLASSSGFVAIKKKQQDVVRFLEANKIEFEEVDITMSEEQRQWMYKNIPPEKKPAQGNPLPPQIFNDDQYCGDYDSFFESKESNTVFSFLGLKSQLASKAEP